From a single Kitasatospora azatica KCTC 9699 genomic region:
- a CDS encoding nuclear transport factor 2 family protein produces MTVIDETPALTGGELYHQVQQFYAQQMQLLDSGNAEEWAETFTEDGVFAANAHPEPAAGRAVITAAARTATDDYAAKGIQRRHWLGMVSVERRGADEVFAQCYALVIETPRGGQAAVRVSTRCDDLLVRVEGRWQVKHRQVTRDDLA; encoded by the coding sequence GTGACCGTGATCGACGAGACCCCCGCCCTGACCGGTGGCGAGCTCTACCACCAGGTCCAGCAGTTCTACGCCCAGCAGATGCAGCTGCTGGACAGCGGCAACGCCGAGGAGTGGGCCGAGACCTTCACCGAGGACGGCGTCTTCGCCGCCAACGCCCACCCGGAGCCGGCCGCGGGCCGCGCCGTCATCACCGCGGCCGCCCGCACCGCCACCGACGACTACGCGGCCAAGGGCATCCAGCGCCGGCACTGGCTGGGCATGGTCTCGGTCGAGCGGCGCGGCGCCGACGAGGTCTTCGCGCAGTGCTACGCGCTGGTCATCGAGACCCCGCGCGGCGGCCAGGCCGCGGTCCGGGTCAGCACCCGCTGCGACGACCTGCTGGTCCGCGTCGAGGGCCGCTGGCAGGTCAAGCACCG